The Chamaesiphon minutus PCC 6605 DNA window ATTAATTAAATGAACTAGGGGGTTTAGCTCAGTTGGTAGAGCGCCTGCTTTGCAAGCAGGATGTCAGCGGTTCGAGTCCGCTAACCTCCATCTGTTACAAGACAGAACGCCAGCTTATCTAGAATATATCTGCAAACATCGGAACTGATTTCAGCACCTACTAATCAAGAGTAGTCTGCTGGACTCACAAGTCCAGTTCGCACCTTGACAACTGCATAATAATCAACAGTCAGGTAGTCGTAATTAAACATTACAGACAATCCAAAACAAATCATAGAAACTTGTGACTTAAGTTTTAGGTAAGACTAATTTATTAGTCGAACTGAAGGCTGGTCAACAAAGTGGTCAAGCTACAAAGGGCTTACGGTGGATACCTAGGCATACAGAGGCGATGAAGGACGTAGTTACCGACGAAACGTCTCGGGGAGCTGGCAGCAGGCTTAGATCCGAGAATCTCCGAATGGGGCAACCCTAAATACTGCTACCTGAATCTATAGGGTAGAAAGAGCTAACCCAGCGAATTGAAACATCTTAGTAGCTGGAGGAAGAGAAAGCAAAAGCGATTCCCCAAGTAGCGGCGAGCGAAACGGGAACAGCCTAAACCAGAGTGCATGCACTCTGGGGTTGTGGGACAGTAACGTGTATCGACAAGATTAGACGAAGCACCCGAACAGTGCATCACAGAGGGTGATAATCCCGTAGTCAAAAATCGAAGCGAGCTAACTGAATCCCGAGTAGGCCGGAGCACGTGGAATTCCGGTTGAATCAGCGAGGACCATCTCGTAAGGCTAAATACTCCTGTATGACCGATAGTGAACCAGTACCGCGAGGGAAAGGTGAAAAGAACCCCGGAAGGGGAGTGAAATAGAACATGAAACCGTAAGCCTACAAGCAATGGGAGACCGATTTAACGGTTGACCGTGTGCCTGTTGAAGAATGAGCCGGCGACTTATAGGTACTGGCAGGTTAAAGTTTACAAACTGTAGCCAAAGCGAAAGCGAGTCTGAATAGGGCGTTAATTGTCAGTATTTATAGACCCGAACCCTGGTGATCTAACCATGGTCAGGATGAAGCTTGGGTAACACCAAGTGGAGGTCCGAACCGACTGATGTTGAAAAATCAGCGGATGAATTGTGGTTAGCGGTGAAATGCCAATCGAACTAGGAGCTAGCTGGTTCTCCCCGAAATATGTTGAGGCATAGCGGTAATGATTATAGTCTGGGGGTAAAGCACTATTTCGGTGCGGGCGGAGAAATCTGTACCAAATCGAGATAAACTCTGAATACCAGATGCACACATTGCCAGTCAGACGGTGGGGGATAAGCTTCATCGTCAAGAGGGAAACAGCCCAGACCATCAGCTAAGGTCCCCAAGTTATTGCTAAGTGATTAAGGAGGTGGGGTTGCACAGACAACCAGGAGGTTTGCCTAGAAGCAGCCACCCTTGAAAGAGTGCGTAATAGCTCACTGGTCAAGCGATCCTGCGCCGAAAATGAACGGGGCTAAGCAATACACCGAAGCTATGGACTTGTATTTATACAAGTGGTAGGGGAGCGTTCCATGTTAGGTTGAAGCCGTAGCGGCAAGCAGCGGTGGACGAAATGGAAGTGAGAATGTCGGCTTGAGTAGCGCAAATGTGAGTGAGAATCTCACAGCCCGAAATCCTCAGGATTCCTTCGGCAGGCTCGTCCGCGAAGGGTTAGTCGGGACCTAAGGCGAGGCCGAAAGGCGTAGTCGATGGACAACGGTTTAATATTACCGTACCGTTAATTGTTGGTACAGAGGGACGGAGAAGGTCGTCACCAGCCAGAGATTGGTTGTTCTGGTGCAACTGTTCGAGGTGTTGAGAGTCGGTGAAAACGACTCGAGCTAAGACAGGAGTCCGGCGAGCTACGGCTCGTTAGTGGTCGAGATCCCGCTTCCAAGAAAAGCTCTAACTACCATAAGCAATTAACGCCCGTACCGGAAACCGACACAGGTGGGATGGTTGAGAATACCAAGGGCCGCGAGATAACTCTCTCTAAGGAACTCGGCAAAATAGCCCCGTAACTTCGGGAGAAGGGGTGCCCATAGCAATATGGGTCGCAGTGAAGAGTCCCAGGCGACTGTTTACCAAAAACACAGGTCTCCGCTAACTCGTAAGAGGAAATATGGGGGCTGACGCCTGCCCAGTGCCGGAAGGTTAAGGAAGTCGGTCAGAAAGCAATTTTGAAGCTGGCGACTGAAGCCCCGGTGAACGGCGGCCGTAACTATAACGGTCCTAAGGTAGCGAAATTCCTTGTCAGGTAAGTTCTGACCCGCACGAAAGGCGTAACGATCTGGGAGCTGTCTCGGAGAGAGACTCGGCGAAATAGGATTGTCTGTGAAGATACGGACTGCCTGCACCTGGACAGAAAGACCCTATGAAGCTTTACTATAGCCTGGCATTGTGTTCGGGCTTCGCTTGCGCAGGATAGGTGGGAGACGTTGAAGCAGTCCTTGTGGGGATTGTGGAGTCATCAGTGAGATACCACTCTGGCGAGGCTAGAATTCTAACGGTTGCCCGTTACCCGGGAACCGGACAGTTTCAGGTGGGTAGTTTGACTGGGGCGGTCGCCTCCTAAATTGTAACGGAGGCGCGCAAAGGTTCTCTTAGATTGGTTGGAAATCAATCGTTAAGTGTAAAGGCAGAAGAGAGCTTGACTGCAACACCAACAAGTGGAGCAGGTACGAAAGTAGGCCTTAGTGATCCGACGGTACTGAATGGAAGGGCCGTCGCTCAACGGATAAAAGTTACTCTAGGGATAACAGGCTGATCTCCCCCAAGAGTTCACATCGACGGGGAGGTTTGGCACCTCGATGTCGGCTCGTCGCAACCTGGGGCGGAAGTACGTCCCAAGGGTTGGGCTGTTCGCCCATTAAAGCGGTACGTGAGCTGGGTTCAGAACGTCGTGAGACAGTTCGGTCCATATCCGGTGCAGGCGCAAGAGTATTGAGAGGATTCCTCCTTAGTACGAGAGGACCGGGAGGAACGCACCGCTGGTGTACCTGTTATCGTGCCAACGGTAAACGCAGGGTAGCTATGTGCGGAGTGGATAACCGCTGAAAGCATCTAAGTGGGAAGCCCACCTCAAGATGAGTACTCTCACTACATAAGTAGGTAAGGTCACGGGCAGAACACCCGTTAATAGGCTCTAGATGGAAGTCCAGTAATGGATGCAGTCGAGGAGTACTAACAGACCGAGGGCTTGACCTCTAACGCTATGATTTGAATCTGTTGATGATTATGCAGTCTTCAAGGTGTGCAGCAATGTACACCTGCTTGGTGTCTATGGCCGAGTGGAACCACACCGATCCCTTCCCGAACTCGGAGGTGAAACGCTCGCGCGGCCACGATAGTTGGGGGGTTGCCCCCCGCAAAAATAGCTCGATGCCAAGCTTAATACTCAACTCAGATGCTCTAGTAGTAATACTAGGGCTTCTTCGTGTTTATAAATGTTTATAAATTGGCTTAGCATACGCTACTTATGGCTGGCTTAGCGTATGCTGCATATAACAATCGATATTACGGGAGTTTCGCGCGAACTGACTGCGGCTGAAAAAGCGCAAGGCTTGTAACGGTGCCGATTATCCAAGACAAAATCGAGATCGTAGTGGGTAAGAATAATGCGCTCGCCGCTGGTTAGATGCCTATCACTGCCTTAACTTGAGTCAAAAACTCTCCTTCAATCTTGATGATTCCATCCGTAGATAGGAGATTTTCGAGTTCATCGATCGCGTTGCGTTTAAACTCATCACTTCCCAATCGTCGATCGATATCTTGAATTAGCTCTTTGATTTTGAGCGGATCGTTCTTGAGTGCTCTTACCTTGGGAATAGTTGTTTGCAAGTAGAGATCGAATGACATGCCAGATTCCCACGGGAGCCGTGCGGACTGAGCGTCAAGAAAATCTTGTTCGGCAAGTGAAACTAGTGTATCTGAGTACATTCCCAATAAACACAAATCCACAAGTGCCTCTCGTTGAACTTGATTGGTTTCGCTGGAGCGATCGAACAACTTTTGGAAAAAATTCTGCATAGTTACCTCTTTAGACTTACATAATTAAGCTAGACTCCACATTGATATTACTCATTGGAACATGTTTCTGACATCTTATCGCAGTTTTGTGTAAGTTTCGAGCGCATGAATCAGCTTTAACTCACTCGATCGCGCAAGCGTGGTCGAGAGATGACCTCTGATATTGTCCAGTGTTAATGTTTGCTACGATATTGGATTTCGGGGATTCAATCTACACTTGCGAGCTTGGTGACTCTGGGGGCAATCCGAATTTCCCACTTCCGGTGGTGCTAGAGATCGATCTGATTCTGATTAGGATCTGTTCTTCTCGGATACAAGGGGCAATCATGGCTTATCTACTCAAAGTCCGTAAAAATCGACCCAAACTAGCGAATACACCAGGAGATTTGGCGGGAGTGGCATTATCTCCTAAAGTGGAGGGATTGAGGATCTCATCTAGCTCGTCGCCGACGGGTTTCTGGGGGCATTCCGCCAAGAGGATATAATCATCATCCTGCTCTTGCCACACCTGCCATTGAGCCGGATAGCAGCGGTAGAGCGCAGATGCTTCGAGGGGTTTGATATAGTAGGCGCAGGTGAGAGTCGTGAGAAACCGATCGCGCAGTTGTCTGGCAGCATAGCCAATCCCCACGATCGCGGCATCTTCGAGTTTGGGTAAGAATAATATTACCGGACGATCGCCTGCGGCATTGCATAACTTTTCTACCTGCTCGACTTCGACAGCCGAAGGATCGATGGCGATATATAACTCGTCTTCAGCTTGAATTTTATCGGTTATCGGCGATCGACTATTGCCCAGATCTTCGATCTTAAAATTAACACCTTGCCAATCACGTTTGGCTAAAGCGGCTGCGCCAGTATCGGTAAATAATACCTTGAGCGTATTCCCACGATCGCTAAATGATTCGAGAAATTGCCGCGCCAAACCCATCGACTTGAGTTCGGGGATGACAATCTCGACTGTAATCCGTTTGTGTCCATCAGCGATCGCCGCTAAAGTCGCAGCCTGAGCTAACGCGATCGATTCTTCGAGAGTGGTTGGTAGTTGTGGCATGGAACCGTGGGAACTGACGCTATCTTTACTAGGGTACAGCTTTTTGGATTGTGGATTGTGGATTATGAATCAAAAATCTCCCCCTCTCCCCCTCTGTCTTGTCTTGACGCACACAACCGGGAAGTTCCCTCCCGGTCGATGCGTCGCTGTCTCGCTTCCATGGTCGGGAAACTCGACCGGAGCGAGCTGCTCCCCCGCTCCCCGCTTTTAATCCGAAGGCAACAAAGACAAAATCCGATAAGGACGTTTACCCCAGTAGCTTCCAGAGGCAAAGCTGGCTTCTTTTACGCCAGTACTAGTTTGCGCGCCGATGAATTTTTTGCCCTGTACGTCGGTGATAATGCCCATATGTGCGGATGAACTACCAACTGCTGGGAAAATAATCACGTCACCCACTAGTGGGGACTTAGTTGGGGAAAAGTCCGAATCGTGCAAGTACTCATCAGCCATCCGGTAATCGTAGCCTTCAAAGATCCGGTTATAGACTGCATAGACAAAGTGGGAGCAGTCAATACCATTTTTGTCTTTACCGCCATATCGATAGCGAGTGCCTTGCCAAGATTTTGCTTCTGCCGCGACGGTATAGAGATCTTCGGAGGTGAAGATTTCATCGCGCTCTTCGCTATTGGCATTTGCAGGCAAGATTGAGGCGGAGATTAGCAACGCACAGACTAGAATTTTTTGGTACATAAATATCTCGATGCTGAAATAGTAAATGATTTTCGAGACCTAATACTTACAGGCTGCGACGCGAATAGTACAGTTACCGTTCCTTTAGATCGTTTCAGGGAATGAGCCTAAAACTGTCGCACTCCTACAATTAAATTGCCCAAAATCATCGCTAGATCGATCGTTTATTCAGTTCGAGAAATATCTAGAATAGGGAATTGCAAAACCCAGGTATAATTCATAACATTATGGATTGGGAAAACTTTGCTGTATACAGATCCATCTGTCGGGATTGTTTTTTAAATTAGTATCACTTTAGAAGCAATCTCCGAAATTTAGAGTAAGGGCAATTCAACTGCCAACGAGCGGTAATTTCTCAAACACCGATACTGCCTTACAACCTTTGACATACCACCGCCATGGTAAATCTACTCCCTGTGTCAGCCCGATGCGGGTGGTTTGGGTGAGTTCGATGGTACCGATATCTAGTTTGGCTTGCCAATCGATCGATCGATGTTCGATCCACATGGCTTGTCCGGATTCTAGTTTCGTACCGTAGAGATCCAAGCTAATTTGCATCGCCAGACAAAGTTTCCCTGGCCCTGCGGCGGCGCGGATGGGCTTCTCCTTGGGTTTTAGCGAAATTGCACTTAAAGTCGCTGGTGCGAGTTCTAGTGCCCGAATTAGCACCGCACTGGGCGCGCCAATTCGATCGGTTACGACATTGACGCAGTGATACATCCCATAAATCAAATACACGTACACATATCCTGGCCCACCAAACATAATCTGATTGCGCTTGGTTTGTTTGCGATAGGCATGACAAGCCGGATCGCCTTCTTGATATGCTTCGGTTTCGACAATCATTCCGCGTAATTGGGTGCCGTCGGGAAGTTGGCGCACTAAGGTACAGCCGATTAAATCTGGTGCGACGCTCACAGCCGATCGATCGAACCATTCAGTGGGAATTACTCGTTCCATAATTACAGCTTGAGTAGAATAATCCCCTGTAGGGTTATAATTGCCTAGCATCTAAGTTTTAGAATTGGCAAACATATCCAAATTTTAACGATTAAATCTATCTGAGTCACAGTGTCTAACAACATATTCTCAACTTAATCTGATAAGTTATCGATCGCGATTAGATCGAGTATTTAGGTATTATTATTTGCAATTAAGTTAGGCATACAAGCCATGTTCTTCTCGATTGAGTTGTGAAAGGTTCGCGATCTATTACTTTGTTCTCATCGTTTGAGCTTTTTCTGAATACTCTTAAGAGCTTTCGATAGTCTTAACTGCGAAACACGTCGATCGCTAAGATCTAACATATCAGAACGATCCAGATTGACACGATCGAAAAATCGATCGATATCGCTCAAAATTACCTGGATGCGGGACATGATATTCGCAGTTCGATATTCGGCGAGTAGGGATTCTAGATTGTTGACTGGTGCTGACGATTTAACTACTTCTAAAATCCGTTCGACATCATAGTCGGTGCTAAAACCTGCGATTTTATGACAATTAAAGCCTGGATCTAAATAATCCGATAACCCATGATTGACGCTCGAAAATACTTGACAGCCGCAAGCCATCGCTTCTAAAGGCTGCAAGCCAAATCCTTCGGTGACGCCTTGAGTTGCCCAATACTCGGCGGAGTCATATAAATATACGCGCGATCGATTGAATAATTCTGATAAACTATTAACGAATCCTTCGATAATTTCG harbors:
- a CDS encoding DUF1995 family protein, whose protein sequence is MPQLPTTLEESIALAQAATLAAIADGHKRITVEIVIPELKSMGLARQFLESFSDRGNTLKVLFTDTGAAALAKRDWQGVNFKIEDLGNSRSPITDKIQAEDELYIAIDPSAVEVEQVEKLCNAAGDRPVILFLPKLEDAAIVGIGYAARQLRDRFLTTLTCAYYIKPLEASALYRCYPAQWQVWQEQDDDYILLAECPQKPVGDELDEILNPSTLGDNATPAKSPGVFASLGRFLRTLSR
- a CDS encoding C40 family peptidase, whose product is MYQKILVCALLISASILPANANSEERDEIFTSEDLYTVAAEAKSWQGTRYRYGGKDKNGIDCSHFVYAVYNRIFEGYDYRMADEYLHDSDFSPTKSPLVGDVIIFPAVGSSSAHMGIITDVQGKKFIGAQTSTGVKEASFASGSYWGKRPYRILSLLPSD
- a CDS encoding DNA-3-methyladenine glycosylase, translating into MLGNYNPTGDYSTQAVIMERVIPTEWFDRSAVSVAPDLIGCTLVRQLPDGTQLRGMIVETEAYQEGDPACHAYRKQTKRNQIMFGGPGYVYVYLIYGMYHCVNVVTDRIGAPSAVLIRALELAPATLSAISLKPKEKPIRAAAGPGKLCLAMQISLDLYGTKLESGQAMWIEHRSIDWQAKLDIGTIELTQTTRIGLTQGVDLPWRWYVKGCKAVSVFEKLPLVGS